CTGCCCTGCATATGGGGCAAGGCAACATTGGCGATGGTGGTATCCAGCGCCTGCATAATGGTCGCCAGCATGACCGATACCGTTAGCAGCACCGGTGTTGCCGGGCTGGCAGGTGCTGTCGCCTTGGCCACAGCCGTCGAACTAGACATGAATCCCCCTCACCCCTTACCGGCTTAAATGGAAATACCGAACAGTGAACGTTTGTAATGGGTATCTATCGCCACATGGCTGCTCAGTCCAGCCTGTAAGGGTGGTGCATCATCCTGGGGCTGCAAGCGAATGCGGACTGGTACGCGCTGGGCGATTTTCACCCAATTGCCCGTGGCATTTTGCGCCGGAATAACCGAGAACTCGGCGCCCGTTGCGGGGCTGATACTTTGCACTTCGCCCTGCCAAACGCGCCCGGGGTAGATATCCAGGGTCACATCAACCACCTGCCCTACGCGCACATGGGTTAAATCGGTTTCAACAAAGTTGGCCTCTACCCACAGGTTATCGCTCGCTACCAGCGACATGGCTGCCGCGCCGACAGGTAAAAACTCGCCCACTTCTGGTGGTTTAGTGACAATACCGTCCCGCGCGGCCACCACGCGGGTGTAACCCAGATTCAATTGCGCCTGTTCAACCTCGGCAATGGCGGCGCGGTAACTGGGGTGTTGTTCCAGCGGCAAATCCACATCGCCCCCCAATGATTCGGCGATGCGCGCCAAATCGCGCTCCAGTGTGATGACCTGCTGCTCCGCGATACGGCGGTTATGACTGACTTCATCGTAGGCGGCTTTTGCCACCAGCTTGCGGCTGGCCAAATCGGCCTGACGCGCTTGCTCGCGGGTGGCATAGTCCTGATTCTCGCGGGCCAATTGCAATTCCGACTGTTTTTCACGATAGCTCGCTTGTAAGGCCGCCAGACTGGTACGCACTTCATCGAGCTTGGCCCCGGCCTTGGCGAGGGCGACCTGATAGGGAGCCGGGTCCACTACAAACAGCAGATCACCGGCGTTGACCTGATCGTTCTCTGCTACCCGTCGCTCGCTCACTACACCTGCCACCTGTGGCCGAACACTGATGACATCGGCCTTGGTATAGGCATTTTCAGTGGTGGCATAACGGCCACCGACCAGATAAATAATCAACCCTGCGAACAACGCCAGGGTGGGAATTACCACCAGCAGCAACAGGCGGCGCGATGGTTGTTTATCACTCATGATTGGATACCTCATTGGAATCTACTGATGTTTTGCTTGCTGTGCGATTAAGTACGGTCAG
The nucleotide sequence above comes from Cellvibrio sp. PSBB023. Encoded proteins:
- a CDS encoding HlyD family secretion protein, with amino-acid sequence MSDKQPSRRLLLLVVIPTLALFAGLIIYLVGGRYATTENAYTKADVISVRPQVAGVVSERRVAENDQVNAGDLLFVVDPAPYQVALAKAGAKLDEVRTSLAALQASYREKQSELQLARENQDYATREQARQADLASRKLVAKAAYDEVSHNRRIAEQQVITLERDLARIAESLGGDVDLPLEQHPSYRAAIAEVEQAQLNLGYTRVVAARDGIVTKPPEVGEFLPVGAAAMSLVASDNLWVEANFVETDLTHVRVGQVVDVTLDIYPGRVWQGEVQSISPATGAEFSVIPAQNATGNWVKIAQRVPVRIRLQPQDDAPPLQAGLSSHVAIDTHYKRSLFGISI